A window of Haloarcula marismortui ATCC 43049 genomic DNA:
GTCAGCCGCTCCAGTCTGAACTCCGCGTTCCGTTGCCAGAACGAGGAAAAATCGGTGAACGCCGCCCGGTCGGCGAACCAGCCCATTTGCTCCCAGCCGTCCGCAGTCACAGTTATCTGTTCGATTATGGCGTCTGCCGTGGCGAGGGCTTCGAGTCCGTCGAGGTCGTCGATCTGGCCGCCAAGCTGCTCCTCGAAGCTCAGCGCCGGCACTGCCTGATACCGGCGGGTGTCGCCGGCCGTCCCGATTTGCGTCCACTCCTGAATGTCGTCGGCGTTAGTGAGTGCCCGCTCGACAGCCTGCTCGGTGCCACCTGTCACGGTTACAATAAACAGCGGCCGCCGGCCGTGGTTGTACTGGAGGGAAAGGACAATCGACGCTTCGGGGACTGTCGCTGCAACCGACACGAGCGGCAACGCATCACAGTGTATCTGAAACTCCGCAATGAGCCCCATACACTGTTGCTCTTTGCGAGGCTGAAGCCCCTGTCGGAACAGCGCGTCTGCCCCTGCTGACATCCTCCCCTTTTAAACGGCCCAACCACTGAGAGAACGGCTTAGCCCGACTGCGCTCGACCGTACAGTTGTATGCAGCCGACACAGTCTGCAGACGCGATCGAAGTCGAGTTCGAGCGCTACGGTGACGGCCAGCCCCTGCTCCTCCTGCACGGCGGGATGGCTCCCCGAGAGTACTGGCGACCGGTCATATCGGCCTCTGAGGGATACGGCGCTGTCGTCCCCCAGCGACCGGGGTTCGGCACCTGTCTCGACTCCCCCGCAGAGACGAGCGCTGACGAGGTGCTGGACCGCGAGGTCAGGTATGTTCAGGCGCTTGTCGACGCTGTCGATGGCGACCCAATCCTGTTCGGCCACTCGTACGGCGCACTCACCGCTATCGAGGCCGCGGCGGGTACGTCGGTCGAGGCAGTTATCGCGTACGAACCGGCGGTACTTCCCGCCGAGTACCGGGCCGACGCTGACCTCGCTGACCGAATGGCATCGCTCGTACAGGATGGAAAGCGAGAGGAAGCGGTGAAACGCTACATCGAACAGGTCCTTCACCCAGACGGTATCGAGGACCTCGACGCCTGGCTTGCGGAGTGGCCTGTCTGGCCCGACTGTGTGGCCCTCGCCGAGGAGGTCGTCCGGATGAATCGGTCCGTCGAACAGTACCGGCTCCCAGACTGCCTCGACGTTGACGTACCCACTCTCGTTCTGTCCGGCACCGACGGGCCGGACTTCCTTCGACAGAGTGCACGGGACGTTCACGACGCACTGCCACAGAGTCGATTCGTCGAGTTCGATGGAGTCAGTCACAGCGGCCCCGCCGAGGCACCTGAACTAATCGCAGCAGAAGTCGACGCGTTCCGCAAAACGTAGCCCGGTCAGCCGGACCGGTTCTCTACTCGTCGCTTGTCACACCGGATACCCGAAACTGCCGCGCCTACATCGAGGTCGGTGCTTCGACGCCCAGTGCGTCCAGCGCGTTCGCAATCGTCGTTCGGGTCCCGTCGACGAGCGCCAGCCGCGCAGCGCGGGTCTCTGGGTCGGCATCGAGGACCGGGCACTCCCGGTAGAAGGCGTTGAACGTCTCGGCGAGGTCGCGGGTGTAGGTGGCGACGGTGTGGGGCGTCAGGTCGTCCGCGGCCGCCTCGATGACGGCGGGGAACCGGGCCAGTTCGCGGAGCAGGTCGCGCTCCTCCGGTTCCGACAGCGGGTCAAGGTCGGGTTCGTCAGGGATGTCGGTTTCCACGTCGCCCAGGATGCCACAGCAACGCGCGTGGACGTACTGAACGTATGGCGCGGACTGGGCCTCGAAGTCCAGCGCGCGGTCCCACTCGAAGGTGATGCCTTTGGTCGGCTGTTTCGAAACGATGTCGTAGCGTACCGCGCCAATACCGACCTGACGGGCGATGCGGTCGATGTCGTCTTCATCAAGGTCTCCCCGGGTTCGGTCGTCCAGCCGGGACTCGACCTCCTCCCGTGCGCGGTCGATCGCTTCATCCAGCAGGTCGTCGAGGTCGATGCCGGTCCCCTCACGCGTGCTCATCCCGCCTTCCGGGAGGTTCACCCAGGAGTAAAACACCTGCCGGAGCTGGTCGGTGTCGTTGTCGAGCAGCTCGAGGGCTGCTGCGAGCTGGTCGGCCTGTAGCTTGTGGTCCTCGCCCAGCACTGTGACGGCACGGTCGTAGGTGTCGAACTTCCACTCGTGGTGAGCTAGGTCCCGAGTCGTGTACAGCGAGGTCCCATCGGAGCGCAGGAACACGAGATTCTTCTCGAAATCGGGCAGGTCCAGCTGCCAGGCATCCTCCTCGTAGACGGCGCAGTCGAGCCCCTTCAGGCGGTCGACCAGGTCGTCCGTGTCGCCGTTGCGCATGAACTTCGTCTCCTTGACGAACTCGTCAAACTCCGCCGGGAGGCGACCGAGCGTGTTCTGCATCCCGCCAAGAACGGTGTCGACCACCTCGGCGACGCGTTCGTACGTCTCTTCGTCGCCGTCTTCGAGGCCCTGCAAAATCGACTGGACCTCGGCCTCCGCCGCCTCGACTTCGTCGGGGTCGCCATCTTCGAGGATGGTGTTGCCCTTGCGGTAGTACCGGACCATCTCGTACTCCGGGGACTCCCGCTCAGGTTCGGGCAGGTCATCCTCGTCAAAGGTCTCGTACGCCCAGGTGAACACCGCAATCTGTCGGCCCGCGTCGTTGACGTAGTAGTGGCGGTCGACGTCGTAGCCGGCGTAATCAAGCACGCGAGCAACGGCATCGCCGATGATAGGGTTGCGTGCCCGCCCGACGTGGACTGGGCCAGTCGGGTTCGCGGACGTATGCTCGACGACAACGCTGGTGTCGCGGTCGGGAAGCCGGCCAAACCCGCTCTCTGTGACTGACTGCAGGGTCTCGGCGAAGTATGCTTCGCTCGGGAGGAAATTGACGTACGGCCCCTGTGTCGTCACGTCGCTAACGTAGGTGAGGTCGTCGGCGGCAATCGCGTCGGCGATGTCGCTGGCGACGTTCGGCGGCGCGGTACCGACCTCGCCGGCCAGCCGGAAGGCGACGCTCGACGCTAGCACGGCGTCGACATCCTCCGGTGGCTCCTCGATACCGAGGTCCTCGGCCGGCAGGTCGAGGGTTGTGAGTGCGTCGGCGAGGGCGTCCTCGACCTCCGCACGGAGCTGCAGGAACATACGCCCGGATTTCGCGGCGGAGAGTAAATGGGTAACGAAACCCCGACCGCCACAGACGGTCCGGCCGACTCCACAGCCACAACAACCGCCGCTATTCAGGCGAGTGTCGGGAGAAACTGGGACAGCAGTCCGTCTCAGGTCAGGAGCCGCGGACCAAACACCATCAACAGGAGGCCGCTGATCATCGATACCGTAATCGCGATCGAGACGGCCGTCGTCACCCGTCGCCCGTCCGAGACGGGCAGCCGCGAAACGAACGATTCGGTTGACGCCCGAAGAATGTGGCCGCCGTCGAGTGGGAACGTCGGAATGAGGTTGAACTGGCCGATGACGAGGTTGATCCAGCCGGTCCAGAAGAGGACGTTCGCAAGCAGGAACACCGGCGTCGTTCCGAGCGCCCCGAGCGGGCCCTGGACAGTGTAGAAGTTCGTCGCAATGCCGGTGAAGCCGGCGAAGTTATAGCCGAAGCCGCCGGCGACGCCGATGAACGGGAGCAAGAGCGTGCTGAAAATCCGCTGGGCGAACGAGAACTCGGAGACCGACGTTGGTGCGTCCGGCGAGCCGCCGATGAATTCGAGGAACGCGGCCGCGGGGTAAGCGTCGATACCGAAGTCACTGACCTGAATGCCACTGATACCCTGCTGGATGCTAACGCCGATGATGCCGTTGTCGACCTGCTCGCTTTCGGCCATCGTCACTTCGTAGGTCTCGCGGGAGCCGTCGGCGTAGCCGGTGACGGTCACCTCGTCACCGGGTTCACCGCCTTCAAGCGTCTGTATCAGTGCCGCCCCGCTGTGTGTTCGTTCCCCGTTGACCGCGGTGATAATCATGCTCTCGCCGCTCGGTGCCCCCTCTCCGGCGAGCGGGCCGTCTTCAGCGACCAGCACGTACGCGCCGAGCGGGGTCGTGACTGTCTCCCCAGACTCGGTTTCGAGCGTCGCTACGGGGTGGTCTTGGGCCGCCTGTTCGAATTCACTGCGGGTTGCTACTGCGGTCCCGTTGACAGAGACAATCGTCTCCCCAGTTCCAAGTGACGCGCTCTGAAGGGCCGCAGAGACGACGACGGACCGTTCGACGGTGACGGTGTCGGCATCCTTGCGCGCCACTTCGACAGTCTGTGCGTCGCTTTCGGCGAGCACTGATTCGAGTGCCTGCTGGTTCTCGACCGACTGGCCGTTGACCGCCGTGATGACATCACCCGACTCGATACCCGCATCGGCGGCGGGGGTTCCGTTGATGGGGCTCCCGACCGGTACGCCGTCAACGACGGCGACAGCGCCAGCGACCGGTCCAAACAGCAACAGGAGCGTGATGATAGCGAGTGCGAAGTTGTTCGTCACGCCGGCCGTGTACATCCGGGTCTGGGAGCCACGGTCGGTGCGGAGGAGTTCATCTTCGTCGGGTTCGACGAACGCCCCAATCGGAATAATCGCCAGCAGGGCAAGCCCCATTGACTCGATATCGATGTCTTCGACGCGACAGAAGAGTCCGTGGCCGCCCTCGTGGACGACGAGGCCGAGCAACAATCCGAGCACGATTTCCGGGGCGACCGACAGCGGGAGGAAGTCATTGACGCCGGGAATTGCCAGTGCGTTCCGCGGTTCGTTCAGTGCGGAGGGCTGTGGGTTGACGAGCGCCTGATAGGCTCCGAGCGCAACGAGGAGGAACGAGCCGACCATCACGACGAGGCCGAACCCGACGCCGAGGTTCCCCCAGGCCCGCCAGAACCGCTTTGGCCGTGCGAGCCAGTCGAGCACAGCTTTGCCCTTCTGTGTGTGAATCGTCGTAATCGGGCCGCTAAAACGAATATACTCGGGGACAACGCCGCGAGTCCGGAGCGCCATCGCGAGGAGGGTGTAGGCGACAAGGCCCGCGAGGACCCACGTCAGCGTACTCACCATTTATCTGAAAATAGGCGTAGCCAAGCAAGAGGGTTTGGTTTGGGTCACACTGCTGGCCCACAGCAGCCAACGGTGAAGTGACCCCGCCGCAAACGACAACGCAATGTACGACCATATTCTGGTTCCCGTCGATGGGAGCGACGAAGCCACGGCAGCCGCACGACGTGGCCTCGCACTGGCAAAGGATTTCGACGCAACGGCTGAAGCGGTCTATGTCGTCGAGCAGCGCGCGCTCGCACTCACGCGAACAGACCCCGAGAGCGCCCGTCTCCGGGAACACGGCGAGTCGGTCCTCGCGGAGATCGAGTCACTCGCCGCCGACATTGGTCAGTCCGTCACGACGGAACTGCTAGAAGGGAAACCAAGTGCGCGGATAGACGAGTACGCTCGTGAAACTGACGCAGGACTCATTGTCCTTGGCCGACAGGGGATGACCGGCCTCGGGAAGCGACTACTCGGCGGCGTCACCGAGCAGGTCTTGCACCGAACTGCCGTGCCCGTGTTCGTCGTTTCGGCGGAGAAGCAGGCTGACAGGGACGAATTCGATTACTCGCGGCTACTCGTTACAACCGATGGGAGCGAGAACGCTGACACGGCGACACGACACGCCGCGGCGGTAGCAGACAGATACGACGCGCTAGTACACGTGCTCAATGTCGTTGATATCCAGGCCGCTGGCGGAGCGTTCAACGCTGGCGGGTTGAACGAGACGTTCATCGAACGACTGGAGGCGAATGGACGCGACGCCGTCGCAACAACCGCCGACGAACTTCGGACGGCGGCCCCGGACATCTCGGTTGAAACTGCCGTGGAACAGACGACCTCGCTTGACGGCGTTGCCGCCGGCATCCAAGAGTACGTCTCCGACAATGACATTGACTTCGTCGTGATGGCGTCACACGGCCGTTCGAACCTGAAACGCCAGTTGCTCGGTAGCGTTACGTCGCAACTGCTCCGAACCGTCGATGTCCCTGTGCTGGTGACGCCCCGTTCGAACTGAGGGGTGGACGAACCACCCGTTCTATGTAGTGTGGAAACGTAGTACAATGAGGTGCCGGACAATGCCAGAAACCTGCGGTATCTGTGGCGAGACGGTCCCTTTTGACGCTACCGTCCACGCGATGATTCACACGCACAGCGAGACGGGCGTCATCGACGCGTACGTCTGTCAGGACTGCTACGACGAGCAGCTCGGACCGATGTTCGAGCGGGTCGACACGCAGGAACAGTCACCCTGAAGACACCCTTCAACAGGGTGTTACGGACGGGTAGGCCCCTCCTACCCGGATTACTCGTTGCGACGGAAACGCTCCACGACGAACTCCCGGTCAAGTTTCGCGATGAACGTCCCGAGCTGTGGGCCTTCGGTGTCGTCGAACAGCAGCCGGTAGCCGGCCGAGAAGAACTCGCTGATGTCGATGTCGTTTCGCTTTGCCGTCTCGTAGATTTCCGACTGGATTGCCTCGCCGTCGTGGCCTTCGGCGATGAAATCGGCCAGTTCATCCAGTGCGGCCGCCGTTGCGTCGTCGAATGAGACCTCGGGTATCTCGGCGCGCTTGAGTTCGTAGTTGAATTCGTTGTTCGTCAGGCTGGCCCACTCTTGGGCTCGCTCGACGCGGGCAAGCGCCTGCTCGACGGCCCACTCCGGCGCATCGTCCGGGATATGGCCTTCTTTCCGGGCGATCTGCTCCCGGAGCGCCGGGTCGTCGGTCATCCCGAGCACGGCCGCAAATGTGTAGGGAATCCGTATCC
This region includes:
- a CDS encoding helix-turn-helix domain-containing protein, whose translation is MGLIAEFQIHCDALPLVSVAATVPEASIVLSLQYNHGRRPLFIVTVTGGTEQAVERALTNADDIQEWTQIGTAGDTRRYQAVPALSFEEQLGGQIDDLDGLEALATADAIIEQITVTADGWEQMGWFADRAAFTDFSSFWQRNAEFRLERLTRDAEPKSPGNGLTDRQLEALRTAYEMGHFEIPRRASLDAVATELDISASSLSERLRRAQTQLIQETVATLWPPLPE
- a CDS encoding universal stress protein, encoding MYDHILVPVDGSDEATAAARRGLALAKDFDATAEAVYVVEQRALALTRTDPESARLREHGESVLAEIESLAADIGQSVTTELLEGKPSARIDEYARETDAGLIVLGRQGMTGLGKRLLGGVTEQVLHRTAVPVFVVSAEKQADRDEFDYSRLLVTTDGSENADTATRHAAAVADRYDALVHVLNVVDIQAAGGAFNAGGLNETFIERLEANGRDAVATTADELRTAAPDISVETAVEQTTSLDGVAAGIQEYVSDNDIDFVVMASHGRSNLKRQLLGSVTSQLLRTVDVPVLVTPRSN
- the argS gene encoding arginine--tRNA ligase, encoding MFLQLRAEVEDALADALTTLDLPAEDLGIEEPPEDVDAVLASSVAFRLAGEVGTAPPNVASDIADAIAADDLTYVSDVTTQGPYVNFLPSEAYFAETLQSVTESGFGRLPDRDTSVVVEHTSANPTGPVHVGRARNPIIGDAVARVLDYAGYDVDRHYYVNDAGRQIAVFTWAYETFDEDDLPEPERESPEYEMVRYYRKGNTILEDGDPDEVEAAEAEVQSILQGLEDGDEETYERVAEVVDTVLGGMQNTLGRLPAEFDEFVKETKFMRNGDTDDLVDRLKGLDCAVYEEDAWQLDLPDFEKNLVFLRSDGTSLYTTRDLAHHEWKFDTYDRAVTVLGEDHKLQADQLAAALELLDNDTDQLRQVFYSWVNLPEGGMSTREGTGIDLDDLLDEAIDRAREEVESRLDDRTRGDLDEDDIDRIARQVGIGAVRYDIVSKQPTKGITFEWDRALDFEAQSAPYVQYVHARCCGILGDVETDIPDEPDLDPLSEPEERDLLRELARFPAVIEAAADDLTPHTVATYTRDLAETFNAFYRECPVLDADPETRAARLALVDGTRTTIANALDALGVEAPTSM
- a CDS encoding site-2 protease family protein; the protein is MVSTLTWVLAGLVAYTLLAMALRTRGVVPEYIRFSGPITTIHTQKGKAVLDWLARPKRFWRAWGNLGVGFGLVVMVGSFLLVALGAYQALVNPQPSALNEPRNALAIPGVNDFLPLSVAPEIVLGLLLGLVVHEGGHGLFCRVEDIDIESMGLALLAIIPIGAFVEPDEDELLRTDRGSQTRMYTAGVTNNFALAIITLLLLFGPVAGAVAVVDGVPVGSPINGTPAADAGIESGDVITAVNGQSVENQQALESVLAESDAQTVEVARKDADTVTVERSVVVSAALQSASLGTGETIVSVNGTAVATRSEFEQAAQDHPVATLETESGETVTTPLGAYVLVAEDGPLAGEGAPSGESMIITAVNGERTHSGAALIQTLEGGEPGDEVTVTGYADGSRETYEVTMAESEQVDNGIIGVSIQQGISGIQVSDFGIDAYPAAAFLEFIGGSPDAPTSVSEFSFAQRIFSTLLLPFIGVAGGFGYNFAGFTGIATNFYTVQGPLGALGTTPVFLLANVLFWTGWINLVIGQFNLIPTFPLDGGHILRASTESFVSRLPVSDGRRVTTAVSIAITVSMISGLLLMVFGPRLLT
- a CDS encoding alpha/beta fold hydrolase, translated to MQPTQSADAIEVEFERYGDGQPLLLLHGGMAPREYWRPVISASEGYGAVVPQRPGFGTCLDSPAETSADEVLDREVRYVQALVDAVDGDPILFGHSYGALTAIEAAAGTSVEAVIAYEPAVLPAEYRADADLADRMASLVQDGKREEAVKRYIEQVLHPDGIEDLDAWLAEWPVWPDCVALAEEVVRMNRSVEQYRLPDCLDVDVPTLVLSGTDGPDFLRQSARDVHDALPQSRFVEFDGVSHSGPAEAPELIAAEVDAFRKT